ATAAGCCGCTGAATTATGACTGGCCTGTGCTCGAACATCTAGAGTTGGAGTGTTGCATTCTCGATACAAGGAGGATCTCATCGAGCTCACTCAAGGTTCTACATATCATCGACTGCATCATTGGCAATGATCTCCTGATTGGTGCTAGGAAGCTTACCCATCTCTCTGTCATTGACCCAGAATGTCGTCGTGGTGCTATAGTTACCTGGGATCTGTCTTCTCTAGTGTCAGCTTCGCTTAGTCTAGGGTCTGAGTTTCATTATGATGATAACACAGAAGTAGATCATCATCTACTTGATGGCCTTTCACATGCCACAACATTGGAGTTGCATGCACCGTTACCTGAGGTACTGATGGGTTATTTTCCTTTTCATATTCGTAGGTGAATATATTTGCATGCCGAATTAGTCGCTTCTTAGTTTTAAAGTCAGACACAATCTACTTTTTGAAGTGATTATGTACTCTTTACTATATGTTGGCAAGCTAGCATGGAAATATTGTATCATTAACTATTCAGCTTGCTCTATTTTCAACTCCTTAACATGATCATATTGCTTGTGAAGCTCACATTCGAGAGGGGT
This DNA window, taken from Triticum dicoccoides isolate Atlit2015 ecotype Zavitan unplaced genomic scaffold, WEW_v2.0 scaffold58958, whole genome shotgun sequence, encodes the following:
- the LOC119347112 gene encoding uncharacterized protein LOC119347112 gives rise to the protein PLNYDWPVLEHLELECCILDTRRISSSSLKVLHIIDCIIGNDLLIGARKLTHLSVIDPECRRGAIVTWDLSSLVSASLSLGSEFHYDDNTEVDHHLLDGLSHATTLELHAPLPELTFERGLQACPMFSNLTSLVLGDWCMAADFYPLFRIVHRPPMLKELTVKLKMEHCETRKEVESASLPSRQAPAIRGYPRIERIKICCSKDDPRIGTLVQALLPIFIPDGKISIEGY